From Pyrenophora tritici-repentis strain M4 chromosome 1, whole genome shotgun sequence, the proteins below share one genomic window:
- a CDS encoding ATPase produces MATNGEKARKAYFAHIFARLQELPNYVWDPEIEPFHSSYDNWHFFGYEKKPARQQERPLSRGRSAVTSPTVPTHSPDATRPSYHRSHRSSGSDASTSTVQTHRTNTTATAMGSLQEGRPVVCRVSQQTLRLEREFQLAKVVVKDSDPECRHFVRPIELVRLNLKPGEEPLVASIFEAPGANYLQDLTTFGPNWYKLSSNVSNRQSETFMPNRGVPLLTFLDFAVGSVECLEILHHGHEIVHGEIRGDAFHFSDSGIVKMINFGSGARSFENGLTSAGWSTLSKEAGIELKLAFISPEQTGRMPAEPDTRTDIYSLGILFYSMLCGYTPFDGDTALDVMQNVISKRIPPVSSRRLDIPEALSEVIQRMTQRNIEERYHSTSGLKYDLARIRELLCEGDVEGLKAFPVGSKDISCFFNLPLKLIGRDKERKVIVDVIERVAKHRRSNVKSLHSMSSGSSYSDQRLDMHFDDLVSESTSSRGSDSRLNSVCTDGPVFMEAARSIQQSSQDSVNQSESSTVDGSVDNRPQLQSNSRGRSNNSIENSLLPSRSHQSNDGIRPLPSMRKLRRKARCEVIAIGGATGLGKSRLVQSIQSTARSSGYFAMAKFDPAKKAPFDPILKLMSLSFRQIFSEANVTTEFHHRLRHYLKNSGVWAVLRTYFDLPEWLLNTSGVPKAPPQKDLDFAKDVHRRASSPVIHCGGAGHTAEAWLRSGGSSKSSRFMSVFIDVLRLLAMHKLCTWSLEDVQYADTESAELIHHIVQAKIPLVLMFTYSDEEALPRELSVLMRHATKVQLLPFTESQTADYVAETLHRDHQYILPLVAVVQEKSRGNLFYIREILDTCYRKRCVFYEWRENNWVFDLDKVFEVFESPIYGSSVTTDFIARRLTELPAASRKLLAWASLLGGTFSFELLKKLLKRTSSLDPDARLPLLDENECAVTALNGALNAYVLMPAEQDARFRFSHDRYLTAAVNSLDKEWDIQLMHFTIAKIMTFGDEYQDESSLGSKALYMQSRHICLAAELIKSRETVRAPFRDILYQAGETACESGARSTGIYYFAHSLKLLQDDPWDDNQPDVLYQETLQLFVRSAECYWHQGMLDEALSLIRTTFQHARDPCDMASSFILQSRVFAVRGDSFGAFQALKDCLSLLGSPIPATSWEACDAEFQQIYNTLQSIDKEQLLMRRPPSYDRVLMTIGPVFVELLSAAFWSNSLLFYQATLKLINVHLDRGTISQVALAYVHLGGIAGGRFNMMNFAVDLGAMAKRMFQMFPEDYYTVGRGQTLQPLFLGHLEAPISDLIPSLEAASQATLTAGDRILTLLNLGVQAHFRVMASHDVAEVEAWIEETPLDMKNWQKDLRGGIFLMAGRQYARALQGKTGTSDASSIFSDHEHNESEYMELLESSASNPKRPKSIYLAIKLPLLVLYGFISDAISLGEMLLPMLSSLWCERLNYSVRYYLSLAFVASLRDEPTHVRREEMLGHVRETLKLLDSCCTINDVNYRGWIHLLNAVLAELNGDPATALQNYEASMDHSESHNFLLDEAFALELYSEWQVRNKAYRSARHSVKECISAYRRMSAYGKANHFMAKYESLLRGVQSLSTQDASVQTSIIDTNNTAFRLEQVELGAETAVDRTQNWIVPESRRQESTQGLQNGLSAVGLDMLDLSSILESSQVLSSELVVDKLMAKMSSILLESTGGTLCAIVIEDSQTEWSIACVATNETNNESGYTAGVTSFPASQPLDTVDDVVARQVTLYTLRFRETVFVQNLLEDDRFSNVSESYLQRNPEGKAVICIPIVHSDHLLGSIYVEGPPNSFTERNTQVLRLLVNQISISLANALLFKEVEKVSASNEAMLEMQKRALAQAQLLKASPLNGEQTGYADSIRVCADTLLSIINDLLDYSKLEAGKMNVMEMPISLNETIAEVVRALAYTNAERGLKTIEQLELNPEMLVMADPVRLHQILMNLLSNSYKFTPRGSVTVRAVVDREGDDWVDVTCSVIDTGIGIPDEQKQKLFLPFSQIESSSTRSYGGTGLGLSICKALIENVMHGTVRLESQPGQGTTVTFSLRFKKVPKAQAGAQQQRTREPDPMARFSSQDNNGHEQSSGVTCIDLSTVARRDLRVCIAEDNLINQRIAISFVQKLGFKCDAYLDGFKTIDALERASENGRPFHLVLMDVQMPNCDGYEATKLIRKHPNPEIRNVLIIAMTASAIPGDREKCVEAGMNNYLAKPVRAQTLKALLDSYLNKNKEVEEIPNLAIEAKKLVRDALNEADSLTRVTGNNDELNKKKVESGGGNAADGETNKTSDRPASVRVNTTQHILPNGRMEAVPPAE; encoded by the exons ATGGCCACCAACGGAGAGAAAGCGCGCAAGGCCTACTTTGCGCACATATTTGCGCGTCTACAGGAACTGCCCAACTATGTCTGGGATCCAGAGATTGAACCCTTCCACTCG TCGTACGACAATTGGCATTTCTTTGGTTACGAAAAGAAACCTGCGCGACAGCAGGAGCGACCGCTATCGAGAGGAAGGAGCGCCGTCACCTCCCCCACAGTACCCACACACTCACCCGATGCCACGCGCCCGTCGTATCACCGCAGCCATAGAAGCTCAGGCTCAGACGCGAGTACTTCCACGGTACAGACACATCGGACGAATACCACGGCCACGGCCATGGGCAGCCTCCAAGAAGGTCGCCCCGTTGTGTGCCGCGTATCGCAACAAACTTTGCGATTGGAACGCGAGTTCCAACTTGCCAAGGTCGTGGTCAAGGATTCAGATCCAGAGTGCAGGCACTTTGTTCGACCTATAGAGCTGGTCAGGTTGAATCTCAAGCCTGGGGAGGAGCCTCTCGTCGCCAGCATATTCGAGGCCCCCGGTGCCAATTATCTCCAAGACCTCACCACATTCGGTCCCAACTGGTACAAGCTCAGTAGCAATGTGTCCAACCGACAATCTGAAACCTTTATGCCCAACCGCGGAGTACCCCTCCTCACTTTCCTGGATTTCGCCGTTGGCTCTGTCGAATGTTTGGAAATATTGCACCACGGACACGAGATTGTGCATGGGGAGATCCGTGGCGATGCCTTTCATTTCTCCGATTCTGGTATCGTTAAGATGATCAACTTTGGGTCAGGCGCGCGATCGTTCGAAAACGGGCTTACCAGCGCAGGCTGGAGTACGCTATCCAAAGAGGCTGGGATCGAGTTGAAGTTGGCTTTCATTTCTCCTGAACAGACTGGCCGCATGCCTGCCGAGCCAGATACGCGAACCGACATTTACAGCCTAGGTATACTCTTCTACTCAATGCTGTGCGGATATACGCCATTCGATGGAGACACCGCGCTCGATGTTATGCAAAATGTCATCAGCAAGCGAATACCCCCTGTCTCCTCTAGACGTCTAGACATTCCCGAAGCCCTCTCCGAGGTCATCCAACGGATGACGCAACGCAACATCGAAGAGAGATACCACTCCACATCCGGGTTGAAGTATGACCTCGCCCGAATACGCGAACTGCTCTGCGAAGGTGATGTGGAAGGGTTAAAGGCCTTCCCAGTGGGCTCAAAAGACATTAGTTGTTTCTTTAACCTTCCACTCAAACTAATCGGGCGCGACAAGGAACGTAAAGTCATTGTAGATGTTATAGAGCGCGTAGCAAAACATCGCCGGAGTAACGTCAAGAGTTTACACAGTATGAGCTCAGGGTCCTCTTACTCGGATCAACGTCTAGATATGCATTTCGACGATCTTGTTTCCGAAAGCACCAGCTCAAGGGGCTCCGACAGCAGGCTTAACAGTGTCTGCACCGACGGCCCTGTATTCATGGAGGCTGCTCGGTCCATCCAACAAAGCTCACAAGATAGCGTGAACCAGTCGGAATCGTCCACTGTTGATGGGAGTGTAGACAATCGACCGCAATTACAATCAAACAGTCGAGGACGGTCTAACAACAGCATTGAAAATTCGCTTCTCCCATCCCGCTCCCATCAGTCCAACGACGGCATAAGACCGCTACCCAGTATGCGGAAGCTCAGGCGCAAAGCACGTTGCGAG GTGATCGCAATTGGTGGCGCCACCGGACTAGGAAAATCTCGCTTGGTCCAGAGCATACAGAGCACGGCGAGGAGTTCGGGTTACTTTGCCATGGCCAAGTTCGATCCTGCCAAGAAGGCGCCGTTCGATCCAATCCTCAAACTCATGAGTTTGAGTTTTCGACAGATCTTCAGCGAGGCAAATGTCACAACCGAGTTTCACCACAGACTACGCCACTACCTTAAGAATAGCGGGGTCTGGGCAGTGTTACGGACCTATTTTGATCTACCCGAGTGGCTCTTGAACACCAGCGGCGTACCAAAAGCACCACCACAAAAAGACCTAGATTTCGCCAAGGACGTACACCGACGGGCTTCTTCCCCGGTCATCCATTGTGGCGGAGCTGGGCATACTGCTGAAGCCTGGCTGCGAAGTGGAGGATCCTCTAAATCCTCGCGGTTCATGAGCGTTTTCATAGATGTTCTGCGGCTGCTCGCCATGCACAAGCTTTGCACTTGGAGCTTAGAAGACGTCCAGTATGCGGATACCGAAAGTGCAGAGCTCATCCACCATATCGTGCAAGCTAAGATACCGCTTGTGCTGATGTTCACGTACAGCGACGAGGAAGCCTTACCTCGAGAGCTCAGTGTTCTGATGCGACATGCGACCAAGGTTCAATTACTTCCATTTACCGAGTCACAAACTGCCGACTACGTGGCCGAAACCCTTCATCGAGATCATCAGTATATTCTTCCCCTGGTCGCAGTTGTTCAGGAAAAGTCTCGAGGAAACTTGTTCTACATACGCGAAATCCTGGACACCTGCTATCGGAAGCGGTGCGTCTTCTACGAGTGGAGAGAGAACAATTGGGTTTTCGACCTTGACAAAGTGTTTGAAGTGTTCGAGAGCCCGATATATGGATCTTCTGTCACTACAGATTTCATCGCCCGACGGCTGACAGAGCTGCCAGCTGCGAGTAGAAAGCTGCTCGCATGGGCTTCGCTTCTGGGTGGCACGTTCTCTTTCGAGCTTCTGAAGAAATTGCTAAAACGCACAAGCAGTCTTGATCCTGATGCAAGACTGCCGCTTCTTGATGAGAACGAATGTGCTGTTACGGCTCTCAATGGAGCACTTAACGCCTATGTGTTGATGCCCGCAGAGCAAGACGCTAGATTCAGATTCAGTCATGATAGGTACCTGACAGCAGCCGTCAACTCCCTGGATAAAGAGTGGGATATACAATTGATGCACTTCACGATTGCCAAGATAATGACCTTTGGCGACGAATACCAGGACGAGTCATCCTTGGGATCGAAAGCACTGTATATGCAGAGTCGCCACATTTGTCTTGCTGCGGAATTGATCAAATCCAGGGAGACAGTCAGAGCTCCTTTTCGAGATATCCTATATCAGGCTGGGGAGACAGCCTGTGAGTCGGGCGCGAGGTCTACCGGCATATATTACTTCGCTCACAGTTTGAAGCTTTTGCAAGATGATCCGTGGGATGACAATCAGCCTGACGTGTTATATCAGGAAACCCTGCAACTTTTTGTTCGCTCAGCAGAGTGCTATTGGCATCAAGGTATGCTTGATGAGGCTCTTAGTCTTATCCGAACAACATTCCAGCACGCAAGAGATCCATGTGATATGGCCAGCTCATTTATTTTGCAATCGAGGGTCTTTGCTGTTCGCGGCGATAGTTTCGG AGCTTTCCAGGCGCTCAAAGACTGTCTTTCTTTACTCGGATCACCTATACCAGCAACTTCTTGGGAAGCATGCGATGCCGAGTTCCAGCAGATTTACAACACGCTTCAAAGTATCGACAAAGAGCAGTTGCTCATGCGTCGTCCGCCTTCGTATGACCGTGTCCTGATGACTATCGGACCTGTGTTTGTCGAACTTCTCAGTGCGGCATTCTGGTCAAACAGCCTGCTATTCTATCAAGCGACGCTGAAGCTGATCAACGTACATCTCGATCGAGGCACAATATCGCAAGTGGCGCTTGCTTATGTGCACCTTGGTGGTATCGCGGGTGGTCGGTTCAATATGATGAACTTTGCTGTGGATCTGGGCGCCATGGCGAAGCGCATGTTCCAGATGTTTCCCGAGGACTATTATACTGTAGGAAGAGGCCAAACCTTACAGCCCCTATTCCTCGGTCACTTGGAGGCACCTATTAGTGACCTCATTCCCAGTTTAGAAGCCGCTTCACAAGCAACACTCACAGCAGGTGACCGCATTCTTACCCTCCTGAATCTCGGGGTTCAGGCTCACTTCAGAGTCATGGCCTCACATGATGTTGCAGAAGTGGAGGCTTGGATTGAAGAGACACCTTTGGACATGAAGAACTGGCAAAAAGATTTAAGAGGGGGCATTTTCTTGATGGCGGGGCGTCAATACGCCAGAGCACTCCAGGGCAAGACTGGTACAAGCGACGCCTCATCAATCTTTTCCGACCACGAACACAACGAATCCGAATACATGGAACTCCTTGAGAGTTCAGCGAGTAATCCGAAACGTCCGAAATCCATATACTTGGCCATCAAACTTCCATTATTGGTACTCTATGGCTTCATATCAGACGCCATCAGTCTCGGCGAGATGCTTTTGCCCATGCTAAGCAGCCTCTGGTGCGAAAGACTCAATTACTCGGTCAGGTATTATCTATCATTGGCATTCGTGGCCTCGCTAAGGGATGAGCCTACTCATGTTCGGAGAGAAGAGATGCTAGGACACGTTCGTGAGACTCTGAAGCTACTCGATTCATGTTGCACAATTAACGATGTGAATTACCGGGGCTGGATACATCTACTCAATGCCGTCCTAGCGGAGTTGAACGGCGATCCTGCAACAGCACTGCAGAACTATGAGGCCTCCATGGATCATAGCGAGTCCCACAACTTTCTTCTTGACGAAGCTTTTGCTCTCGAGCTGTACTCTGAGTGGCAGGTGAGAAATAAGGCTTATCGGTCAGCCCGGCACTCGGTGAAAGAGTGCATTTCAGCATACAGACGAATGTCGGCTTATGGAAAAGCAAACCATTTCATGGCCAAGTACGAATCGTTGCTGCGTGGTGTCCAGTCGCTCTCCACCCAAGACGCGAGTGTTCAGACCTCAATCATCGACACTAACAACACGGCCTTCAGACTGGAGCAGGTTGAATTGGGTGCTGAGACTGCTGTGGACAGGACGCAAAACTGGATAGTTCCGGAAAGTCGTCGCCAGGAGTCCACCCAAGGTCTGCAAAATGGCTTGTCAGCCGTGGGTCTCGATATGCTCGATCTATCTTCCATCTTGGAATCAAGCCAAGTTCTCTCCAGCGAACTTGTTGTTGACAAGCTGATGGCTAAAATGAGTTCCATACTCCTTGAGTCCACAGGCGGAACTTTATGCGCCATAGTCATCGAGGACTCGCAGACTGAGTGGTCCATTGCTTGTGTTGCTACCAACGAGACTAATAACGAGAGTGGGTACACTGCCGGTGTCACGTCATTCCCCGCAAGCCAGCCTCTGGATACGGTAGATGATGTTGTTGCGCGTCAGGTGACGCTGTATACGCTTCGCTTCCGCGAAACGGTCTTCGTGCAAAACTTATTAGAAGACGACCGGTTTTCCAACGTCTCTGAATCCTACCTACAGCGCAACCCAGAAGGTAAAGCGGTGATATGCATCCCAATCGTACACAGCGATCACCTTCTTGGATCAATCTACGTGGAAGGCCCGCCAAACTCGTTCACCGAACGCAACACCCAGGTTCTTCGATTACTTGTGAACCAGATATCTATCTCTTTGGCAAATGCGTTGCTCTTCAAAGAAGTAGAAAAGGTTTCTGCAAGCAACGAAGCAATGCTTGAGATGCAGAAGCGCGCGCTAGCTCAGGCTC AACTTCTCAAAGCATCACCTCTGAATGGTGAGCAGACAGGGTACGCAGACTCAATCCGTGTCTGTGCAGACACGCTGCTTTCGATCATCAATGACCTGCTCGATTATTCCAAGCTTGAGGCTGGCAAGATGAACGTAATGGAAATGCCAATCTCTCTCAACGAAACCATTGCTGAGGTTGTTCGCGCTCTTGCATACACCAATGCGGAGAGGGGCCTCAAGACCATCGAACAATTGGAGCTGAACCCCGAGATGCTCGTCATGGCCGATCCCGTCCGACTCCATCAGATCCTCATGAACCTTCTTTCGAATAGTTACAAGTTTACGCCGCGGGGATCCGTTACTGTCCGTGCTGTTGTGGACCGAGAAGGGGATGACTGGGTGGATGTTACATGCAGTGTCATCGACACTGGCATTGGCATTCCGGACGAACAGAAGCAGAAACTGTTCCTTCCCTTCTCGCAAATAGAATCCAGTTCCACCAGGAGCTACGGCGGTACGGGCCTCGGCCTCAGTATCTGCAAAGCTCTTATCGAGAACGTTATGCATGGAACAGTGCGCCTTGAGAGTCAGCCAGGCCAGGGCACGACAGTAACCTTCTCCCTTCGCTTCAAAAAGGTACCCAAAGCGCAGGCAGGGGCTCAACAGCAGAGGACACGAGAGCCAGACCCCATGGCCAGGTTTTCAAGCCAAGATAACAATGGCCACGAGCAATCATCTGGCGTCACATGCATTGATCTTTCCACCGTCGCCAGACGGGACTTGCGTGTTTGTATCGCAGAAGACAACTTGATCAACCAGCGCATCGCCATCAGCTTTGTGCAAAAGCTCGGCTTCAAGTGCGATGCTTATCTTGACGGTTTCAAGACCATAGACGCGCTAGAGCGCGCTTCCGAGAATGGCAGGCCGTTTCACCTAGTTCTTATGGACGTGCAAATGCCGAACTGCGATGGTTACGAAG CCACCAAGCTTATCCGCAAGCATCCAAATCCCGAAATCAGGAATGTCCTGATTATCGCCATGACCGCGTCGGCAATTCCAGGCGATCGAGAGAAATGCGTAGAAGCGGGTATGAACAACTACCTGGCCAAGCCTGTGCGCGCGCAAACACTCAAAGCTTTGCTCGATTCGTACCTGAACAAGAATAAGGAGGTGGAAGAAATCCCCAATTTAGCTATTGAAGCGAAGAAACTGGTCCGAGACGCGTTGAACGAAGCAGACTCATTAACCAGGGTCACGGGCAACAACGATGAGCTTAACAAGAAGAAGGTTGAAAGCGGCGGAGGAAATGCCGCAGATGGAGAGACGAACAAGACGTCGGACCGGCCAGCTAGCGTTCGTGTCAATACGACTCAGCACATATTACCCAACGGCAGGATGGAGGCTGTACCACCTGCCGAGTAA
- a CDS encoding Alc, Allantoicase, with product MAVRSIPIDQIDSTFRSKYTDLISAPLGSKVLSCSDEYFAAAENLITPTPPVRKPGVFVHTGAWYDGWETRRHNTEPADWVVLRLGTASGKVAGIEIDTAHFNGNHAPEIAVEGAFITDEKEEEEVKKPGYTGWETILSKQECGPSQRHGWELPSITEKAYTHVKLLMYPDGGIARFRLYGVAVPFFPQSSEAIFELSATVMGGVAISCSDQHFGTKDNLLLPGRGKDMGDGWETKRTRGEHVDWTIVRLGAKGEIDHIVVDTAHFRGNFPQKVQVYAGSFEKDPSHDDAAWVEVLGPQKTGADTEHKYKTELKEVSGKGYTHTKLVIIPDGGVKRFRVFGKRV from the exons ATGGCAGTTCGTTCAATCCCAATTGACCAAATTGATTCTACATTCAGGTCGAAATACACAG ACTTGATTTCTGCGCCCCTCGGCTCAAAAGTATTATCATGCAGCGATGAATACTTTGCCGCAGCCGAGAACCTCATAACACCTACTCCTCCTGTTCGCAAACCCGGTGTCTTTGTACATACAGGAGCTTGGTATGATGGCTGGGAAACTCGTCGTCACAACACAGAACCTGCGGATTGGGTAGTGCTAAGACTGGGTACTGCCAGTGGAAAGGTGGCAGGAATTGAAATTGACACTGCGCATTTCAACGGCAACCATGCCCCAGAGATTGCTGTCGAGGGTGCTTTCATAACCGACgagaaggaagaagaggaagtgaAGAAGCCAGGATACACAGGCTGGGAAACTATACTTTCCAAGCAGGAATGTGGACCCAGCCAACGGCACGGATGGGAACTACCGAGCATCACCGAGAAGGCATACACGCATGTCAAGCTACTCATGTACCCTGACGGTGGCATAGCGCGTTTCCGCCTTTACGGTGTTGCTGTACCATTTTTTCCTCAATCTTCCGAGGCCATCTTCGAGCTCTCTGCAACAGTCATGGGCGGTGTCGCAATCTCCTGTTCTGATCAGCACTTCGGTACCAAAGACAACCTGTTGCTCCCCGGTCGCGGAAAGGACATGGGTGACGGCTGGGAAACGAAGCGCACGCGCGGCGAACATGTTGATTGGACAATTGTGAGGCTTGGAGCAAAGGGCGAGATTGACCACATTGTTGTCGACACGGCACACTTTAGAGGCAACTTCCCGCAAAAGGTGCAGGTATATGCCGGAAGCTTTGAGAAGGATCCAAGCCATGACGATGCTGCTTGGGTTGAGGTGCTCGGGCCGCAGAAGACGGGTGCGGATACAGAACACAAATACAAGACTGAGTTGAAGGAGGTTTCGGGCAAGGGTTACACACATACTAAGTTGGTGATCATTCCGGATGGAGGTGTGAAGAGGTTTAGGGTGTTTGGAAAGAGAGTTTGA
- a CDS encoding Arp, Ankyrin repeat protein → MDSYQHEDAFSGDLGEPQRPRQMPSDLPTSLNDRRPVTIMNEETEIYDAWQGQSQFLTTPMPARPLSFNLSLDDPTFGDEDMQQLEDSDSRLVQMLAHQARLKNDNAGDEAKVVADEKLSHEEKKEALQGLFTLAASNGELERVRRLLDGKAREYIDINGVDAEGTPPLVYASCFGHEDVAATLLEQGATVDMQDKNRWTPLMWAMTNRHKDIVKLLLDHGASTDVKSSGGRTAFDFVEPNTELSDYLHESGYAIGNAGVGDDFYSAGFSQDRFEQEMQENDMKRRMMMESAFNLEVDIGNLGLDEQPEPPEEPEEEMPEFVWDRCLNDQMFVFQENELERILDIIITNMTPQRSPSQKPVPANILFLSARYAHYHADPELLETLLVSAMNKINDVVEKHQWDMTVLAFWMSNATLLLHYLKKDGGLMGATNEFQLQMAELINEIFILIIRDAERRMDKNLDQAMLDHEPMPGFEDVQFQHEWKIFRSKPKAKPVESLEKRFRPPSPKRRAQPSPRNITSLLASTLFVLDLYDIHSVITAQVLSQLIYWLSAEVFNRIMSNRKYLARTKAMQIRMNVSTLEDWARTNSRQPEHYENGSMTSTGENTADAAKRHLEPLIQLLQWLQCFSSLGEDLESFVGTLQQLTRLSPQQLLHTAKYYRPEVGEKGLPKNAAKYIAHLQKAAADRKASKTKSPNPQGPDSAPATPVRAPSNRNVEASPAPSRVSDEDENDDPPDELLLDPSYMLPFSLPTSTDMLISYGAGFGGMNKERERKYIPTVPPEFMAKLDLNGNSNKNNSFYSESQWNDPSYG, encoded by the exons ATGGACTCGTACCAACACGAAGATGCCTTTTCGGGCGACCTGGGGGAGCCCCAAAGGCCACGTCAAATGCCCTCAGATCTCCCGACCTCTCTCAATGACCGTAGACCCGTGACCATCATGAACGAGGAAACTGAAATATACGATGCATGGCAGG GGCAGTCGCAGTTTCTCACCACCCCGATGCCAGCTCGTCCGTTGAGCTTTAACCTATCGCTCGATGACCCGACGTTTGGCGACGAAGACATGCAGCAGCTcgaggatagcgatagccgTCTAGTGCAGATGCTCGCCCACCAGGCCCGCCTAAAAAACGACAACGCCGGCGACGAAGCAAAAGTCGTGGCCGACGAGAAGTTGTCGCatgaagaaaagaaagagGCCCTGCAGGGGCTATTCACTCTGGCTGCCTCCAACGGCGAGCTGGAGAGAGTTCGGAGGCTGCTAGACGGCAAGGCACGCGAGTACATTGACATCAATGGCGTCGATGCAGAAGGCACGCCGCCTCTGGTTTACGCGAGTTGCTTTGGCCACGAAGACGTAGCCGCGACATTACTCGAGCAGGGCGCTACTGTTGACATGCAGGACAAGAATCGCTGGACGCCCCTCATGTGGGCCATGACCAACCGGCACAAGGATATCGTCAAGCTCCTACTAGACCACGGAGCGTCGACAGACGTCAAGTCTTCCGGAGGGAGAACCGCCTTTGACTTTGTCGAACCCAATACCGAACTTTCAGACTACCTACACGAGAGCGGATACGCGATTGGTAATGCAGGTGTCGGGGACGATTTTTACAGCGCCGGCTTCTCGCAAGACCGCTTCGAGCAGGAGATGCAGGAGAACGACATGAAGCGACGGATGATGATGGAGAGCGCCTTCAACCTGGAAGTCGATATCGGCAACCTCGGTCTGGACGAGCAGCCAGAG CCTCCTGAGGAGCCAGAAGAAGAAATGCCAGAATTCGTTTGGGACCGATGTCTCAACGACCAAATGTTCGTATTCCAGGAGAACGAACTCGAACGCATACTCGATATCATCATCACCAACATGACGCCGCAACGATCCCCCTCGCAAAAGCCAGTACCCGCAAACATACTCTTCCTCAGTGCACGATATGCGCATTATCATGCCGACCCCGAGCTTTTGGAAACACTCCTCGTATCCGCGATGAATAAGATCAATGACGTGGTGGAGAAGCATCAGTGGGATATGACTGTGCTGGCTTTCTGGATGTCCAATGCAACATTACTGCTGCACTACCTCAAGAAAGATGGTGGGCTAATGGGGGCGACAAATGAATTTCAACTACAGATGGCGGAGCTCATAAATGAGATTTTCATTCTCATCATTCGTGATGCGGAACGTAGAATGGACAAGAACCTGGACCAGGCGATGCTCGACCACGAGCCTATGCCCGGCTTCGAGGACGTACAATTCCAGCACGAATGGAAAATATTTCGTTCCAAGCCAAAGGCAAAACCGGTAGAGTCACTTGAGAAACGCTTCCGACCGCCGTCGCCAAAGCGTAGAGCGCAGCCATCACCACGAAACATCACTTCTCTCCTTGCATCAACTTTGTTTGTCCTTGATCTATACGACATCCACTCGGTCATCACAGCGCAGGTGCTATCACAGCTCATCTACTGGCTGTCTGCAGAAGTATTCAACCGCATCATGTCGAACAGGAAGTACCTCGCGCGCACAAAGGCCATGCAAATACGTATGAATGTCTCTACACTCGAAGACTGGGCGCGAACCAATAGCCGACAACCAGAACACTACGAGAACGGTTCCATGACCTCTACAGGAGAAAACACGGCAGATGCTGCCAAACGGCACCTTGAGCCATTGATACAATTGCTCCAGTGGCTACAGTGCTTTTCGTCGCTTGGAGAGGATCTCGAGTCGTTTGTGGGAACATTACAGCAGTTGACGCGCCTTTCCCCTCAACAACTTCTACACACCGCAAAATACTACCGCCCAGAAGTCGGCGAAAAAGGCCTTCCAAAGAACGCAGCAAAGTACATTGCGCATCTACAAAAGGCAGCCGCCGATCGCAAGGCATCAAAAACAAAGTCACCCAATCCGCAAGGACCTGACTCCGCACCCGCCACGCCAGTCAGAGCGCCATCGAACAGAAATGTCGAAGCCTCACCTGCACCTTCGCGGGTGTCTGATGAGGACGAAAACGACGACCCTCCGGACGAGCTCCTCCTAGACCCATCATATATGCTACCGTTCTCACTACCAACATCGACAGACATGCTCATTAGCTATGGAGCTGGATTCGGCGGTATGAACAAGGAGCGAGAACGGAAATACATTCCCACCGTGCCGCCCGAGTTCATGGCCAAGTTGGACCTGAACGGGAACAGCAACAAGAATAACTCGTTTTATTCGGAGTCACAATGGAATGATCCAAGCTACGGGTGA